A region of the Stieleria neptunia genome:
GCCGAAGCGATTCGCGATTATCCCTCCTCCCCTGAACTGGCTGATCTTCACAGCAGCGGCGGGTGAATGATTTATCTTGATAACAATGCGACCACGGCGATCGACCCGTTGGTCGCCGACGTGATCGCCGCCGAATTCCGGCGTGGCCCGGCCAACCCGTCCAGCCAACATGCCATCGGCCGCTCCAGCAGCGACCGGCTGGACGACGCCATCCAGCGGATCGGCGCCTGTTTGGGCAGCGACCTGTCCTTGCCCGGCGGGGCGCGGTTGATCACCACCAGCGGCGGCACCGAATCCAACAACCTGGCGTTGGCGGGTTTAGCCGCACCGGATTCGCCACTGATCGTCAGCAGCATCGAACACGCCAGCGTGATCGCGTTTGCCCAGCTGGCCCAACAACAAGGCCGTCGGGTTCATTTTCTGCCGGTCACGCCCGACGGCGTCGTCCGCCTGGACGTGTTGCAGGAAACCCTTGCCACACTTGATGCCGACCAGGCGGTCGTCTCGGTGATGTCGGCTAACAACGAGACCGGCGTGGTCCAACCGATCGGCGAAATTGCCCAGGCCTGTCGCCAGGCGGGTGCATTGTTGCACGTCGACGCAACCCAATCGATCGGCAAACTTCCCGCCACCGTTAATCAGATCCCGGCCGCTGCGATCACCATCACACCGCACAAGTTTCACGGCCCAGCCGGTGTGGGGGCGCTTTGGATCGATGCCGGCATCAAGCTCCGCCCCCTGCTGTATGGTGGGGAACAACAGCTCGTCACCCGGCCGGGCACCGAGCCGGTCGCGCTGATTTTGGGGATGGCCAAAGCGCTCGAGATCGCTGTGGAAAAGCAGTCGGTGGCGTGTCAGCGGATGGTCAGTCAACGCGATCAATTCGAAGCCGCGTTGCGCCGCGAGTGCGCCGGGTTGCTGATCCATGGTCAGAACGAAAAGCGTTTGCCAGGAACGAGTTGCGTTTCCTTTGCCGGCACCGATCGGCAATCGATGTTGATGGCGTTGGACTTCGCCGGGGTGGCCTGCAGTAGCGGATCGGCATGCAGCAGCGGAAGCAGCCCTCCGAGCCACGTTTTGTTGGCGATGGGCTGCCCCGAATGGGCGGTGGAGAGTGCGATCCGGTTCAGTCTGAGTCGGTTTTCCACCGATGAAGAAATCGCCGAATCGGTTGACCGTATCTGCCGTGTTTACAATAGGTTAAGATCCTGAGACTTTGTGGAAAACTAAGTGGAAAACTGACTTGAAAAAGTCTCCAATGGGGTAAAATAGGGGTGGACGTGAACTCCGCACCGCCATCCGATTTGTTCCC
Encoded here:
- a CDS encoding cysteine desulfurase family protein; this translates as MIYLDNNATTAIDPLVADVIAAEFRRGPANPSSQHAIGRSSSDRLDDAIQRIGACLGSDLSLPGGARLITTSGGTESNNLALAGLAAPDSPLIVSSIEHASVIAFAQLAQQQGRRVHFLPVTPDGVVRLDVLQETLATLDADQAVVSVMSANNETGVVQPIGEIAQACRQAGALLHVDATQSIGKLPATVNQIPAAAITITPHKFHGPAGVGALWIDAGIKLRPLLYGGEQQLVTRPGTEPVALILGMAKALEIAVEKQSVACQRMVSQRDQFEAALRRECAGLLIHGQNEKRLPGTSCVSFAGTDRQSMLMALDFAGVACSSGSACSSGSSPPSHVLLAMGCPEWAVESAIRFSLSRFSTDEEIAESVDRICRVYNRLRS